A stretch of the Clostridium botulinum genome encodes the following:
- a CDS encoding response regulator transcription factor: MKIIVADDDGLIRDSLKLILELQDDIEVVATAENGEEVINFCTQYSPDIVLMDIRMPILDGVLATKEIKNQQKDIKIIILTTFKDDEYIAEAIKNGAEGYILKNQDSDSIIECLRTVYNGNGVFQRDILNSLMCMIRNKKTPSNKVNLTEREFEILALIGEGLSNKEISKKVYLSEGTIRNYITNLLQKLQLRDRTQLAIYYLKNY; encoded by the coding sequence TTGAAAATTATAGTAGCTGATGATGATGGATTAATAAGAGATAGTCTTAAATTGATTTTAGAACTTCAAGATGATATAGAGGTTGTGGCAACTGCTGAAAATGGTGAAGAAGTGATTAATTTTTGCACACAATATTCTCCAGACATAGTTCTTATGGACATAAGAATGCCTATTTTAGATGGAGTATTAGCAACAAAAGAAATAAAAAATCAACAAAAAGATATTAAAATAATTATTTTGACTACATTTAAAGATGATGAATATATAGCAGAAGCCATAAAAAATGGGGCAGAGGGATATATACTTAAAAATCAAGATTCAGATAGTATTATTGAATGTCTTAGGACAGTTTATAATGGAAATGGAGTTTTTCAAAGAGATATTTTAAATTCTCTAATGTGTATGATTAGAAATAAAAAGACACCTTCCAATAAAGTAAACTTAACAGAGAGAGAGTTTGAAATACTTGCACTTATAGGAGAAGGGCTTTCTAATAAAGAAATATCTAAAAAAGTTTATTTAAGTGAAGGAACTATTAGAAATTACATAACTAATTTACTTCAAAAATTACAATTAAGAGATAGAACGCAACTTGCTATATATTATCTAAAAAATTATTAA
- the brnQ gene encoding branched-chain amino acid transport system II carrier protein — translation MNKTDNLSGKNLLLVSLMLFSLFFGAGNLIFPPFLGQAAGSNTWIAMCGFFVTAVGFPILGVIAVAKSGGLHALSKKVHPAFAVVFTVLIYLSIGPCLGIPRAGSLPFEMAVAPFLPEGLISNRLALFSYTFVFFSVAYWLCLTPSKLVNRMGKVLTPTLLTLITCIFLASLFKPLGGYGEATGEYVKSPLVKGFLDGYLTMDTIAALNFGIVISLAVKAKGVKAQKAVINNSIKAGLIAGALLVFIYSMLGHLGATSGGRFGVTENGAQTLANIMQYIFGKPGLVLLAITFTLACLTTCVGLITSCSQYFVTVIPNVKYITFVRGLSLSSMVLANMGLTKILAVSVPVLDAIYPIAIVLILLSMVDSLFRESSVVYISTIAFTSVISILYALSSAGLKLEVLEQLLNKLPLYSQGLGWVVPSAVGFVLGLVLKLVKDRVCGKALAMNNVKE, via the coding sequence ATGAATAAAACAGATAATTTATCAGGAAAAAATTTATTATTAGTAAGTTTAATGCTTTTTTCACTATTTTTCGGAGCTGGTAATTTAATATTTCCACCGTTCTTGGGGCAAGCGGCTGGAAGCAATACTTGGATAGCGATGTGTGGTTTTTTTGTTACAGCAGTTGGATTTCCTATACTTGGGGTAATAGCTGTTGCAAAGTCAGGGGGACTTCATGCATTATCAAAAAAGGTTCATCCAGCATTTGCAGTTGTATTTACAGTTTTGATATATTTATCAATAGGACCATGTCTTGGAATACCAAGAGCAGGTAGTTTGCCATTTGAAATGGCAGTAGCACCATTTTTACCAGAAGGACTTATATCTAATAGATTGGCATTATTTTCATATACATTTGTATTTTTTTCAGTAGCATATTGGCTATGTTTAACACCATCAAAACTTGTAAATCGTATGGGAAAAGTTTTAACCCCAACATTATTAACATTAATAACATGTATATTTTTAGCAAGTTTATTTAAACCATTAGGTGGATATGGCGAAGCAACTGGTGAATATGTAAAGTCACCTTTAGTTAAAGGATTTTTAGATGGATATTTAACGATGGATACAATAGCGGCTTTAAATTTTGGAATAGTAATATCATTAGCTGTAAAGGCTAAGGGAGTTAAGGCTCAAAAAGCTGTTATAAACAATTCTATAAAAGCAGGACTAATAGCAGGGGCATTATTAGTATTTATATATTCTATGCTTGGACATTTGGGAGCAACAAGTGGAGGAAGATTTGGAGTAACTGAAAATGGAGCGCAAACTTTAGCTAATATAATGCAATATATATTTGGAAAACCAGGACTTGTATTACTGGCTATAACATTTACACTTGCTTGTTTAACAACATGTGTTGGACTTATAACTTCATGTAGTCAATATTTTGTAACAGTAATACCAAATGTAAAATATATCACTTTTGTAAGAGGATTATCACTTTCAAGCATGGTTTTAGCTAATATGGGACTTACTAAAATATTAGCAGTATCTGTACCAGTATTAGATGCAATATATCCTATAGCTATAGTACTTATACTACTTTCTATGGTTGATAGTCTTTTTAGGGAAAGTTCAGTTGTTTATATATCTACAATAGCATTTACTAGTGTTATAAGTATATTATATGCATTAAGTAGTGCGGGATTAAAACTAGAAGTTTTAGAACAATTATTAAATAAATTACCCCTTTATTCTCAAGGGCTTGGATGGGTTGTACCTTCAGCAGTAGGATTTGTACTTGGATTAGTTTTAAAATTAGTTAAAGATAGAGTATGTGGAAAAGCATTAGCTATGAATAATGTTAAAGAGTAG
- a CDS encoding PfkB family carbohydrate kinase, producing MTEREKEILSWIKENPMISQQEIANRAHITRSSVAVHISNLIKKGKILGRGYVLQEESFVTVIGAVNVDIIGTSDSILIKDDSNPGKVDIFYGGAGRNIAENISRLGVKVELITVLGDDVHAQKIEKNCRTLGIGLKHTMVIPGENTSTYICINDKEENRKLAISDMKIYSKITPEYLSTKLEIINRSSLILIDANLSKEAIDFLCKNCSVPIFIDAVSTKKVVKFKNIFSSIYSLNLNSMEAEVLSGIKIINYDDLKKCSDILIGYGIKNVFISLGKEGVYYANYKENKKLPHYSSKIINNIGCGNAFISGIALGYINGYSVERMTKAGLAAVALCAEVKGAINSRISTENIENIIKD from the coding sequence ATGACAGAAAGAGAAAAAGAGATTTTAAGTTGGATTAAAGAAAATCCTATGATTTCACAACAAGAAATCGCAAATAGAGCCCATATTACACGTTCTTCTGTAGCTGTGCATATATCAAATCTTATAAAAAAAGGTAAAATTTTAGGAAGAGGATATGTTCTCCAAGAAGAATCTTTTGTAACTGTTATTGGAGCAGTTAATGTAGATATAATTGGTACATCAGATAGTATTTTGATAAAGGACGATTCTAATCCAGGAAAAGTTGATATTTTTTATGGAGGTGCTGGACGAAATATTGCAGAGAATATTAGTAGACTAGGAGTTAAAGTTGAATTGATTACTGTTCTTGGAGATGATGTTCATGCACAGAAGATTGAGAAAAACTGTAGGACACTTGGAATAGGTTTAAAACATACAATGGTGATTCCAGGAGAAAATACATCTACGTATATTTGTATTAATGACAAAGAAGAAAATAGAAAATTAGCAATTTCAGATATGAAAATTTATTCTAAAATAACTCCAGAATATCTTAGTACTAAACTTGAGATAATTAATCGTTCTAGTTTAATATTAATAGATGCTAATTTATCTAAAGAAGCCATAGATTTTTTATGTAAAAATTGTTCCGTACCTATTTTTATAGATGCAGTTTCAACAAAAAAGGTGGTAAAATTTAAAAACATATTTTCATCAATATATTCTCTTAATTTAAATAGTATGGAGGCAGAGGTTTTAAGCGGTATTAAAATTATAAATTATGATGATTTAAAAAAGTGTTCAGATATATTAATTGGATATGGAATTAAAAATGTATTTATTTCATTAGGAAAAGAAGGAGTTTATTATGCAAATTATAAAGAAAACAAAAAATTACCTCATTATTCTTCAAAAATAATTAATAATATAGGGTGTGGCAATGCCTTTATATCTGGTATCGCTCTTGGATACATTAATGGATATTCAGTAGAAAGAATGACAAAAGCAGGATTAGCTGCAGTGGCTTTATGCGCAGAAGTTAAAGGGGCAATTAATAGTCGAATTTCTACTGAGAATATTGAGAATATTATAAAAGATTAA
- a CDS encoding GxGYxYP domain-containing protein, translated as MKNLRIPLQFLAIIFSLILKISLLNPNNICTSTYNLPLYSTINSNSNNLFTDSYYIKNSKRPNHLYVISQDNLSPAEKTMISTLQGLVNNHCSSQIYTLNSSEPDYKIWLNDLKNNYGISYKIVSDPWQLLIIYKKYINGYVLYNNENNKDPSINNACSLASLNRCIAVDESIESKVRLYNINKLVGDCRNTTEDWAYNTLWNHGLNHSIVIQLSPDKSASLRDYAIMTKSLVFYEDSVNKVSLRNKIFSSMKSNSICLGWGPDEFTNISTASKYGVSVVAADWSYNLSTLSSFPSGKFFQKTSHNIPREKNVHYVTFIMSDGDNQQWYLGNNYSSPKWYGASKRGTFNLGWSISPSIYYLAPTVFNLYYRSATYCPFNDYFIVPPSGNGYMYPSKFDKTKLDNYIQKLDTYMKKVDQKYLTVIDNSSFYDKKLWDRFTKMPNIQGLFYLDYHRHDNYHGEIIWSNNKPIISCRDLLWANLENEDQLINKINYRVNSGETNISNCNAYTLIYVHVWSKNVDNIQYVVDKISKNPEIRIVTPDTFVKLIKTNVAH; from the coding sequence ATGAAAAATTTAAGGATACCTTTACAATTTTTAGCTATAATTTTCTCATTAATACTAAAAATTTCATTACTAAACCCTAATAATATATGTACAAGCACTTATAATTTACCATTATATTCTACTATAAATTCAAATTCTAACAATCTTTTTACAGATTCTTATTATATAAAAAACTCTAAACGTCCAAATCATCTATACGTTATTTCACAAGATAATTTATCACCTGCTGAAAAAACAATGATATCTACTCTCCAGGGACTAGTTAATAATCATTGTTCTTCTCAAATATATACCCTAAATTCTTCTGAACCAGATTATAAAATATGGTTAAATGACTTAAAAAATAATTATGGAATTTCATATAAAATAGTTTCAGATCCTTGGCAACTATTAATTATATATAAAAAATATATAAATGGATATGTTCTTTATAATAATGAAAACAACAAAGATCCATCAATAAACAATGCTTGTTCTCTCGCCTCTTTAAATAGATGCATTGCTGTTGATGAATCTATAGAATCTAAAGTGAGACTTTATAATATAAATAAACTTGTAGGTGATTGTAGAAATACCACTGAAGATTGGGCTTATAATACTTTGTGGAATCATGGACTAAATCATTCTATAGTAATTCAACTATCTCCCGACAAATCTGCATCACTAAGAGATTATGCTATAATGACTAAATCTTTAGTTTTCTATGAAGATAGTGTAAATAAAGTATCCCTTAGAAATAAAATTTTTTCCTCAATGAAAAGTAATTCTATTTGTTTAGGTTGGGGTCCTGATGAATTTACTAATATAAGTACGGCTTCAAAATATGGTGTAAGTGTAGTCGCCGCTGATTGGTCCTACAATTTAAGTACTCTTAGTTCTTTTCCTTCAGGAAAGTTTTTTCAAAAAACTTCACATAATATACCTAGAGAAAAAAATGTTCATTATGTAACATTTATTATGTCTGATGGTGATAATCAGCAATGGTATCTTGGAAATAATTACAGTTCTCCTAAATGGTATGGAGCTTCTAAAAGAGGTACATTTAATTTAGGTTGGTCTATAAGTCCTTCCATATATTATCTAGCTCCTACTGTTTTTAACTTGTATTATCGAAGTGCTACTTATTGTCCTTTTAACGATTATTTTATAGTTCCTCCTTCTGGCAATGGCTATATGTATCCAAGCAAATTTGATAAAACTAAACTAGATAATTATATACAAAAGTTAGATACTTATATGAAAAAAGTAGATCAAAAATATTTGACAGTTATTGATAATTCTTCTTTTTATGATAAAAAACTTTGGGATAGATTCACTAAAATGCCTAATATACAAGGATTATTCTATCTTGATTATCATAGACATGACAATTATCATGGAGAAATCATATGGTCCAATAACAAACCTATAATTTCTTGTAGAGATTTACTATGGGCTAATCTAGAGAATGAAGATCAATTAATTAATAAAATTAATTATCGAGTTAATTCAGGAGAAACAAACATATCAAATTGTAATGCTTATACACTTATCTATGTGCATGTTTGGAGTAAAAATGTGGATAACATTCAATATGTTGTGGATAAAATTTCAAAAAATCCTGAAATTAGAATAGTAACTCCTGATACTTTTGTTAAATTAATAAAAACAAATGTTGCACATTAA
- a CDS encoding transposase, producing MIITLNIQSENIYFKIFETVNIAFNKLGINTRKAKGRPPKYSDQQIVACMLYGVNNSIFSLRELEYKIKQDIVFQKIIGLKEVPDHSTFSLRAIALEKYVYYGIYAMLIELINPSTRICAIDGTALRSSLYDSEARYGKGTRLGRYKGYKLHCTACVCDSILPLSFSITTANVYDNQVQGLLYELKTYNPFIVLADAAYDDAQWFKVSKTLEYNLLTDVNMRKANSIESFKDESRYKNALFMQSPIGKNLYKNRLKIEQLFSILKGLYNLENPRLYGQKRYERHVKWVLLSYIIDEFNKVNSKINSRKYPWNL from the coding sequence ATGATTATAACATTAAATATACAAAGCGAAAACATTTATTTTAAAATTTTTGAAACTGTTAATATTGCATTTAATAAACTTGGCATTAATACTAGAAAAGCTAAAGGTAGACCGCCTAAATATTCAGATCAACAAATTGTTGCATGTATGCTATATGGTGTAAATAATAGTATTTTTAGTCTTAGAGAACTTGAATATAAAATTAAACAAGATATTGTATTTCAAAAGATTATAGGTTTAAAAGAAGTTCCTGACCATTCTACATTTTCTTTAAGAGCGATAGCTTTAGAAAAATACGTGTACTATGGCATTTATGCTATGCTTATTGAACTTATAAATCCATCAACTAGAATTTGTGCTATTGATGGTACTGCATTAAGGAGCTCATTATATGATAGCGAAGCTAGGTATGGAAAAGGAACTCGACTTGGCAGATATAAAGGATATAAGTTACATTGTACCGCTTGTGTATGTGATAGTATATTACCTTTGTCATTTTCTATAACTACTGCAAATGTATATGATAATCAAGTCCAAGGATTGTTATATGAACTCAAAACTTATAATCCATTTATTGTACTTGCCGATGCTGCTTATGATGATGCTCAATGGTTTAAAGTTTCTAAAACTCTAGAATATAATTTATTAACAGACGTAAATATGCGTAAAGCAAACAGTATAGAATCTTTTAAAGATGAATCTAGATATAAAAATGCTCTTTTTATGCAATCGCCAATAGGTAAAAATTTATATAAAAATAGGCTAAAAATTGAACAATTATTTTCTATACTTAAAGGACTCTATAATCTAGAAAACCCTAGACTTTACGGACAAAAACGCTATGAACGCCATGTTAAGTGGGTTCTTTTATCGTATATTATAGACGAATTTAATAAGGTTAATAGCAAAATAAATTCTAGAAAATATCCTTGGAATCTATAG
- a CDS encoding phosphoribosylanthranilate isomerase, translating to MIKQIYSIRKFDEAVKTMEVGANNIGLVPMQNAGVPAHRVPLDVVKQIFKEARKRGVTCVSIALSNIPDEIIQIAKESKPDILHVSGDKYATTEEFASEFRRQCPGIKLMQAVSVRGKESIDEAISYSKYVDYIILDTGLAADTGIGASGKTHDWSVSEAIVKAVNVPVILAGGLGVDNVEAAIRKVKPYGVDSLTKTSIMGENGNMRKDIRKVKEFCDIAERVGNELGL from the coding sequence ATGATTAAACAGATATATTCTATTAGAAAATTTGATGAAGCAGTTAAAACAATGGAGGTTGGTGCTAATAATATTGGTTTAGTTCCAATGCAAAATGCAGGAGTACCTGCTCATCGTGTACCACTTGATGTGGTGAAACAAATTTTTAAAGAAGCAAGAAAAAGAGGTGTGACTTGTGTATCTATAGCATTATCTAATATTCCAGATGAAATTATTCAAATTGCAAAAGAAAGTAAGCCGGATATTCTTCATGTTAGTGGGGATAAATATGCTACCACTGAAGAGTTTGCATCTGAATTTCGTAGACAATGTCCTGGCATAAAGTTAATGCAGGCTGTTTCAGTTAGAGGAAAAGAATCTATTGATGAAGCTATTTCATATTCAAAATATGTTGACTATATAATTTTAGATACAGGACTTGCAGCTGATACTGGTATTGGTGCATCAGGAAAAACTCATGATTGGAGTGTATCTGAGGCAATTGTAAAGGCAGTTAATGTTCCAGTAATTCTTGCAGGAGGACTTGGTGTAGATAATGTAGAGGCGGCTATTCGCAAGGTTAAACCGTATGGTGTTGATTCGTTAACTAAAACTTCAATTATGGGCGAAAATGGCAATATGAGAAAAGATATACGTAAAGTAAAAGAATTTTGTGACATCGCAGAGCGCGTTGGAAATGAATTAGGGTTATAG
- a CDS encoding alpha/beta-type small acid-soluble spore protein, with amino-acid sequence MSRRPLVPEAKDKLNKLKTEYANEFGIKFNEEYKGNQTSKLNGYTGGPIGGLMTKKMIEEVEKRMINK; translated from the coding sequence ATGAGTAGAAGACCTTTAGTGCCTGAAGCTAAAGATAAATTGAACAAATTAAAAACAGAATATGCAAATGAATTTGGTATAAAATTTAATGAAGAATATAAAGGAAATCAAACTTCAAAATTAAATGGATATACTGGTGGACCTATTGGCGGATTAATGACTAAAAAAATGATTGAAGAAGTTGAAAAAAGGATGATTAACAAATAA
- a CDS encoding sensor histidine kinase, with protein sequence MEYIFKLFFYSFVISTSIIEKNVTCLCVASFLLIVIVDILVTKYIKYKYFIYLQSIIIVVISYYNPIYIVFLSMCSYELIKRENYFGILFFVPMFKILDVRDLPINILFFLVVNLYGYIYNKYIRERKKYKTLYDNERRIRYELEGTKNRLIHYAAQVEHLTEIKERNRIAREIHDTVGHSIAGLYMQLQASAKIRDKNKEKSDELVDKSIDELSNILSLLKDTVYNIKPVETVGIEYIVKIVDNFKYCKVNFKNIGNFNNISSNIMEIIATNIKESLTNVSKYSMANKVDINLDANENYIRLYIKDDGVGCKNIKEGLGISGMKERIRNIGGSISIDSINGFLIVCVIPIKDFRGEIFENYSS encoded by the coding sequence GTGGAGTATATATTTAAACTATTTTTTTATAGTTTTGTAATTTCCACAAGTATAATAGAAAAAAATGTAACATGTCTTTGTGTTGCATCTTTTTTATTAATAGTAATTGTAGATATTTTAGTGACGAAATATATAAAATATAAATATTTTATATATTTACAATCTATAATTATAGTAGTTATAAGTTATTATAATCCAATTTACATTGTATTTTTAAGTATGTGTTCCTATGAATTAATAAAAAGAGAAAATTATTTTGGAATATTGTTTTTTGTACCTATGTTTAAGATTTTAGATGTAAGAGATTTGCCTATAAATATATTATTTTTTTTAGTAGTTAATCTATATGGATATATTTACAATAAATATATAAGAGAAAGAAAGAAATATAAAACTTTATATGATAATGAAAGAAGAATAAGATATGAATTAGAAGGCACGAAGAATAGGCTCATTCACTATGCAGCACAAGTAGAACATTTAACTGAGATTAAAGAAAGAAATAGAATAGCAAGGGAAATACATGATACGGTAGGTCATAGTATTGCAGGGCTATATATGCAACTACAGGCATCAGCAAAAATAAGAGATAAAAACAAAGAAAAATCAGATGAACTAGTGGATAAGTCCATAGATGAACTTTCAAATATTTTATCTTTGCTTAAAGATACTGTGTATAATATAAAACCTGTAGAAACTGTGGGGATAGAATATATTGTAAAAATAGTGGATAACTTCAAATATTGTAAGGTGAACTTTAAAAATATTGGAAACTTTAATAATATATCTTCAAATATAATGGAAATTATAGCAACAAATATAAAGGAATCACTAACGAATGTTTCAAAGTATTCTATGGCAAATAAGGTTGATATAAATTTAGATGCAAATGAAAATTATATAAGACTTTATATAAAAGATGATGGAGTAGGATGTAAAAATATAAAAGAGGGCTTGGGAATAAGTGGTATGAAAGAGAGAATAAGAAATATTGGTGGAAGCATATCAATAGATTCCATCAATGGATTTTTAATAGTTTGTGTTATTCCTATTAAAGATTTTAGGGGTGAGATATTTGAAAATTATAGTAGCTGA
- a CDS encoding ABC transporter permease produces the protein MDNDNTKFTKLFINEMGKYSKINYLSEPEVKKSLINFKNDYVIEIPKGFTEEIIKGKNKNIKGYEIDGINASVALKFNIENFIKSSRNIGEYAKGNEKIFYDGMDNYKKGILNIDLKNMDSNEVSKKNIMFSLGILIFNMLILAINITPIILQDKKTKVYYRIFTAPISAKNYTFQNLMSFLAIIIAQILIIFIFMINILNIKIPNFKNIFLLFIMFSIFVVAFSLFISNISKDKKTVSIISTLTVTPMAMLGGCFWPIEIMPNSLQQVSKFVPVTWMMEGIRKLLYNSNLNGVLREVSILVLFSIVFLLLASWREKDVVNL, from the coding sequence ATAGATAACGATAATACTAAATTTACAAAACTTTTTATAAATGAAATGGGAAAATACAGCAAAATAAATTATTTAAGTGAGCCTGAAGTTAAAAAATCCTTAATTAATTTCAAAAACGATTATGTAATAGAAATTCCCAAAGGTTTCACAGAAGAAATTATAAAAGGAAAAAATAAAAATATAAAAGGATATGAAATAGATGGAATAAATGCATCTGTTGCATTAAAATTTAATATAGAAAATTTTATAAAGTCTTCAAGAAATATAGGTGAATATGCAAAAGGAAATGAAAAAATATTTTATGATGGCATGGATAACTATAAAAAAGGTATTTTAAATATAGATTTAAAAAATATGGATAGTAATGAAGTAAGTAAAAAAAATATAATGTTTTCTTTAGGAATTTTAATATTTAATATGTTGATATTGGCGATTAATATAACTCCAATAATACTCCAAGATAAAAAGACAAAAGTTTATTATAGAATATTTACAGCTCCAATATCAGCTAAAAACTATACATTTCAAAATCTTATGAGTTTTTTAGCGATTATTATAGCTCAAATTTTAATAATATTTATCTTTATGATAAATATATTAAATATAAAAATTCCTAACTTTAAAAATATATTTTTGTTATTTATAATGTTTTCTATATTTGTTGTTGCTTTTAGTTTATTTATTTCAAATATATCTAAAGATAAAAAAACAGTTTCAATTATTTCAACGCTTACAGTTACTCCAATGGCTATGTTAGGTGGCTGTTTTTGGCCTATTGAAATAATGCCAAATAGTTTGCAACAAGTTTCTAAGTTTGTTCCAGTAACTTGGATGATGGAAGGCATAAGAAAACTATTATATAATTCAAATCTAAATGGAGTTTTGAGAGAAGTGTCAATATTAGTGCTCTTTTCAATAGTATTTTTGCTTTTAGCCTCATGGAGAGAAAAAGATGTAGTTAATTTATAA
- a CDS encoding small, acid-soluble spore protein, alpha/beta type, with protein sequence MKFSNEYKGTTTSKLNGYTGGPIGRLMTKKMIESVEKTMLDK encoded by the coding sequence ATAAAATTTAGTAATGAATATAAAGGAACTACCACTTCAAAGTTAAATGGTTATACTGGTGGTCCAATAGGTAGACTTATGACTAAAAAAATGATTGAATCAGTTGAAAAAACCATGCTTGACAAATAA
- a CDS encoding type I 3-dehydroquinate dehydratase — MRGKKDFFKVRGILQNTPILFTFRSYREGGAREVSDEFYFNLNIEGCKMGIIDAIDVELFNQKLRVLELIKIAHDEEVVSRISGQIFGLSVTFGAVKKVSAPGQLNLKELKKVLEMIHKQLE; from the coding sequence ATCAGAGGTAAAAAAGACTTTTTTAAGGTTAGAGGTATATTACAGAATACTCCGATATTATTTACATTTAGAAGTTATAGAGAGGGTGGGGCAAGAGAAGTAAGTGATGAATTTTATTTTAATCTTAATATAGAAGGGTGTAAAATGGGAATTATAGATGCTATAGATGTAGAATTGTTTAATCAAAAATTACGAGTATTAGAATTAATTAAAATAGCTCATGATGAAGAGGTAGTAAGTCGTATTTCAGGCCAAATTTTTGGTTTATCAGTAACCTTTGGAGCTGTAAAAAAAGTTTCTGCTCCAGGGCAGTTAAATCTAAAAGAACTTAAGAAAGTTTTAGAGATGATTCATAAACAATTGGAATAG
- a CDS encoding PfkB family carbohydrate kinase — MEKYIVSLGTAIMDVTGFSSNSIILGDKNSECFVKLSSGGAARNIAENMARLGLNIKLVTVIGDDAFGYKMKKDCEDAGIDLSHANIILGKESATYIALIDGNGDMQVGLTDLHIRKEYTLDFIKSEIEVFKNAEIIVITPEIPSKIITYIHKICPNVPIMADVASVDLAENVKKNFGVFHTIKANNHEVLALTGIKVADDKKLEAAANYLIEKGTSVCLFTMGSKGVFYKDKDGRVIRTSTKKIKQVTNATGAGDAFTAGYLYSLQNNKDINYSLQFAMGTALATLFYDKANNPNITPELAYNTYLKYKK; from the coding sequence ATGGAAAAGTATATTGTAAGTTTAGGAACTGCAATCATGGACGTAACAGGATTTTCGTCTAATTCCATTATATTAGGTGATAAAAATTCAGAATGTTTTGTTAAATTAAGCTCTGGTGGTGCCGCACGAAATATAGCTGAGAATATGGCAAGACTTGGATTAAACATAAAGTTGGTAACAGTAATTGGTGATGATGCCTTTGGATATAAAATGAAAAAAGATTGTGAAGATGCAGGAATTGATTTATCACATGCAAATATTATTTTAGGTAAAGAATCAGCTACTTATATAGCATTAATTGATGGTAATGGGGATATGCAAGTGGGACTTACTGATCTACACATTCGTAAAGAATATACTCTTGATTTTATTAAATCAGAAATAGAGGTTTTTAAAAATGCAGAAATAATAGTAATTACTCCTGAAATACCTAGCAAAATAATAACATATATTCATAAAATTTGTCCTAATGTTCCTATTATGGCAGATGTAGCATCGGTTGATTTAGCAGAAAATGTGAAAAAAAATTTTGGAGTTTTTCATACGATAAAAGCAAATAATCATGAGGTTTTAGCATTAACAGGAATCAAAGTAGCTGATGATAAAAAGTTGGAAGCAGCAGCAAATTATTTAATAGAAAAAGGTACAAGTGTGTGTTTATTTACTATGGGAAGCAAAGGAGTTTTTTATAAAGATAAAGATGGAAGAGTAATTAGAACATCAACTAAAAAAATTAAACAAGTTACAAATGCAACAGGTGCAGGGGATGCATTCACTGCAGGATATCTTTATTCTTTGCAAAATAATAAAGATATTAATTATTCACTACAATTTGCAATGGGAACAGCTTTGGCTACTCTTTTTTATGACAAAGCTAATAATCCTAACATAACTCCTGAACTTGCTTATAATACTTATTTAAAATATAAAAAATAG